The Juglans regia cultivar Chandler chromosome 10, Walnut 2.0, whole genome shotgun sequence genome includes the window GGGGCCAACTGAAGAGGATGTTTTCTACTCCCTCCGAATATAAGATGGGGTACTGTAATCGAAAGAAGCATgaaaattacatgtttatttaGGCTTCTATATAAACCTTCAACGAAAATGTGGAAAATAAGCAGGTTGATTGCTATTCCTATAAGCTCAGACAAGGATAATAATTTTATACCTCGAGGCAAAATCGTGCAGAAACATCCTGGTCGAAAACACCAAGCGCAATTACAGGAAGCGAGGTGAAGAAGACATTGTAAAATGACATGTACCAATCATTGTATGCAGGCTGACCAGAGAAAGAAGCAAGGGCCTCGAACCAAAATAGAGTAAACCCAAATGTTATGTTCTTGTAAAAGAAGTAGCATATCTGCACCAACAAAAAGAATACAGTAGTGCATGTCAACCAAAGATACGTTTTCTGTTGATTACTTCTTGTATCTTCACATGCAGCAATATATTGGTAAGTAATCATTTCCGTAACAAGGAAACTGAAGagcataaaattaataatatgcaGCTTAGAATCCCCCAATCACACCATGAGAAGGGACTAGAAAGGGGAACGAGAAGAAGCTAACTTTTCAGTTCCGATGCATGTTTATTTCCACCAAGAAAATTTTAGAAGGAGCATCAAGCCCAAAGAGAATGGAAATGATTTTACTTAATTTCTTGACAATTAGAAAATTTATGAAGGAAACATTCGAGTCCAAAGATAATGGGAATGAtttttcttcctcaacttcTTGACAGTAtagttttttccttctttttcaagatttaaGTGCAATAGATGGAAGCACAGTTCTACCATCATTGCTATTCGCCTGTAACACCAATGGCCATGTACCAGCAACAAACGTTCTAGAAAACGGAATTGAGCTATTGAGTAATCACTAGCCATCACAGCCTGCAGTTAAGAGACATTTGGAATCAGAAGTTGGGTCTTTTCTCTTATTCAAAGTGAAAACCTAGAATAAAGTAGTGCAGAACATAATCAATAGCAATGGaatatacatattttacaaCTGACAAATGATATGGCTGTGAGCTTAATCATCAGTGAAGCAAATAATAAGAACAAATAGTGTTGCAAGTCAGGAATTCTTTTCAAATACATAATTTCTAATGgatttatacattaatataattCGATTTAAATTTGCACCTGCTGCAGATCAGATATAATTCATTAGTCACTTAAAAGGGGCACTACGAGTGTAAAACTCCAATAAATTCAATAGAAGTCTGGGTGACATACATGagcaaaaagatgaaaagaaaaaggcatgGGTGGGAAGAGAGATAAGACAAAAAAGATATAAGGACCTGCATCCCTTCAACTCCACTGATGCCAACTCCAATATCAGCCTCTTGAAGCATGCCAACATCATTTGCCCCATCACCTATAGACAGTGTTGTCTTACTTGTTCCCTCTTTTACCAATCTGGTCACCTGCAAATCTCCTATATTACTATCAGACTATCCTGATGTCGTGAAAAACATAAACTACAAGGAAACTTTAAACCGGCATGATCAGAAAACTTACACGAGCTTTCTGCTTGGGTGAAGAGCGGCAGCATATAACAGAAGAACAATTAATTGCAAGTTCAAAAAATGACTTCACCACATTCTTTTCTAGAGAAAAATCCAAGGACTTGCCATCTATTATCAGGCCAAACAAAATAGTACTTTCTTTAGCTGAATTAGAACTTTGTTTTGCTGAGTTTATCTGAGATATCCCTTCTCTAATTTGCTTCGTTATGCTTTCAAGCGAAGCCTGTAACAGTCAACGTTCCAGAAAGTTTTCTGAGCATTtgaccattaaaaaaatcaatgttgTTTACTTCAAAATCCTGTACCTTTGCAATGGCCTCTTTATCCCCTTGTTTTTCCAAGGCATCAATATCTGGCGAATCAAGAGTGATTATGATTTGTTTCATATCTTGTCTAAGTAAACTACAAGCATACCTGGAACAATTaaagtatttataaatttacataaatattcacatatcacaaaataattattctgCACTAAATCTTTTACAGTACCCAATGTTAACTGCTGTTTCCATTTTATCACCAGTTAATACCCATATCTTAATTCCAGCTCGGGAAAGCTTCTTGATACATTCAGGGACCTGAACACCAGAGAGTGCTATTAGATCAAAAcggatgataaaataatgaactgaaatgttttaaaaaatagaatgattGATTTGGCTCTTAATAGAACAAATATTCAATACTTACGCCCTTTTGTAGTTTATCTTCGACTGCTGTTGCACCAAGAAGAATCAAATTCCTTTCAATCTTATCAGCAGCTTCATCTACCAATACATCATGATATACAGTAACAGATGTTTTGGCCATTCGGAACTCCTCATCCCATGATTTATATTCTTCTTCACCAAGCTCACGGTATGCAATTACCATGGTCCGTAGTCCATCTTcagcatatttttttatgtgatccCTGGTCTGAGACTCAAAAAGCCGCCCGTCTTGTGAAAGCCTTTCAAACATTACACTATAGCATATGCAGATAACAATATCATATCAATTGACTCAACTTGTAAATTCATTCACGTAACAAGTAGTGTATGCATCAGTTGTCTAACCTGTCCGCCCCCTTGCAAAGGAGCAATAACTGATTTTCCGCATTCCTTACAACTACAGACATTCTTTTGCGAGCACTACTAAATTCTAAGACTTGGAGAAGCTCATATACTCTGGGATATAGAAAAACAGGTCATGCCAAGTGTAACCAAAACGCCATAAATGAAActgtaagaaataaaaaataaataaatggaagactggaaaaagaaaaagaagaagaagatgatgaattaaagaaaatatacaatAACATGCCTCACCCAAACGTAGCCGTTTAGCCTCTCTCATAAAATAGAATCTAGTTATATCTGCCATGGATTTGATTGCCACAACAAAGAATCCTAGTGTTTTGcactaaaaaaagaagaaaggaaaaagataaaaggaaTGCCCTAAAAAgcaatcatttttcatataagtgTAATGTAATATTACAGAACTTCTCTACAGATTTCTCTGATATTCTGATATTaaactcttttttcttccctCCTTCCCCAGTTCATTATACAAGAAGGCCTCATCAAAGTAAAAGATGCATCCCTCAATGTATCATCTTGAAGTCTGCCTTGTGATTTCAAGACCTTCGAGAAGCCCTATATCCTGGACAGTTAATTGAGAAACGGTAATTTGCTACCAGTTTTAAGGCTTTGTTTCTGATAGATGACATTGGATCATTGGCTACAAAAATTGTTAAGAGCAGAGAGAAAAGATTTtttagaacaaaagaaaaactcaaattCATATTAGGCATATTACACTTGCAGACACCATGAGAAAGTTGTTTGCTGCAAATGGCTGTTTATGAAAGTGAGAaagattatattattatgttaaaTATGCAAGCaggattttcttttcaaaaacataagctgaacaattatatatgaaaatagaaAACATGGTCCCTCAAATATGACAAATGGACATCATACTTCATATAGACAACTGGCCGCATAGGAAGCGGACActacacttgaatgaatttatGATATGTACCATAAAATGTTACGTGAGGAGCTCACCTGTCAACCTTTTTGCCAGTTTCATAATCTAACTCATGCAATGAAATGCTTGTTTGTGTCCTTCCATAAAACTCAAAGCCAACCTCCCTTGCAGCTATTATAAAAGCTGCTTCATCCGGTGACTCAGCTTCATAGAAAATTTCTCCCGACTCTTTATCGACCACAGGAATAGCTGTATGACAGATTGCTAAGACCCGAAAGAATTTCTGAATGATATCAGGATGAGGTTGATTAACCCATTGCCCATTCATAATGCGCTCATCTCTGAAATTGAATCCCCTAATCAACCTTCTGAAGTCCATGGCATCGCCATCATGGCTTTGTACATCATTTGATGCATCTCCTGGTTCAGACAGTGCACCCCTCCTCCTCATCAGTGCCCTCTCCACTTCTGTCGTACCACGGCCATAATCAGTGCCAGCTATTGAACATTTCATAAACTCCATGGAATTACATGTCAAAGTGCCTGTCTTGTCGGAAAGTATTGTATATACCTGACCAAGTTCCTCATTCAAATTTGATGTGCGGGCATGTGCTGGCCTATTTGTTTCTTCATCATACATATCCTGATCTTGGTTAATGAAAATACTCTGTAAAACCTTCACGATCTCAATGGATACATATAAAGATATTGGTATCAGGTATCCATACAACATTAGGGCtgtgaagaaatgaagaaacgCGGCAAGTAATGATCTTTTGGGGTCATAAAACACAGTTGAATCATCTGGACGAAGATACCACCTTCGGTACTTTCCACCGCTAATATCTTTTTTGGTTTCAATTCCAAAAAACACTGAACCAACAGAAGCTATCACTATCAGAGTGCTGAAAAGTATGTAGATTATCTTGtccattttcttctcaattttaCTTCTCTTGGAAGGAGGATCTGTAGCATTCTGCATCACTTTTGTATCATGTCCCGTAAAAACAACCACTCCGTAGATATATTCAGTGTTTTTAAGCTTAGAATCTCTTAAAAGCAACTGTTTTATGGAAAGGGGGTATTCTTTGCCATCATAGGTCAAAGCTccaacaaatgaaaataaattttcattagGGTCCTCACACTTGATCACGGCCCTAAATTGTCTGAAGGATTTTTCATCTTGAAGATGGGATGTCACCTCCAAGGCATGcttcaattttaaattagtcTCTCCGTCAAGGTTCATGGTCTCAACATAACAAATACCATCCTCATAGCTTGACGAGAGCAGAATAATATCAGCAGGAAAGTATTCATCTTTACACACCTTTACGAGATCACCAACTCGAAGTTTCTTCCATTTGATTTCATGGAATGTATAATCTCTATACACTCTGACTTTTCGATTGTTTGCCTCAATATCCTAAAACCATGTCAACACTCAGCTAGAAACCACATAATTAAGAAAGAAAGTTGGTTATCAAGAGtttcatcctctctctctcgtatttTAAATTCTATCAAAAACAAGATTTAGAAGATTCACAATCATGATAACAAAACGAATTAAAAAGGGCATTCAAATATTACCTGCTTTTTTCGTCTCCAATCTTCCACACCCTCCTTGGCCATAGTAGCTCCAATCACCACTAACAATGGTACAAGAACACTAGGAGCTGAATAAGGTGCCAACGGAGTAAATGAAACGCAGGCCACAACTAGAAAGTATATATTTGCAACCCTCCTAAACTGCTCAAATAAAGACTTTGGAATAAAATTAACCGCCGTATACTTGGTAGTTGAGACAAAATTTCCTCTGTATTTCAACTGAACTGCCCCTGGATTGCCCGGATCATTGCAGTACACAACCCTCGAGTACCCTCTTCGCCCAATTTGAGCATGTTTGTCTTCGAACTTTGATAGAAAACAAGCAAATGAATAGAGTTTGCTAAAAAGTATCCCTCTCCTCCGCCCTTCTGGCATTTTCAAACCTCAACAACAAGCgggtcttttttttcttttctttttcccaggGAAACCAAATAAATCACCA containing:
- the LOC108997017 gene encoding probable phospholipid-transporting ATPase 8 isoform X2, whose translation is MPEGRRRGILFSKLYSFACFLSKFEDKHAQIGRRGYSRVVYCNDPGNPGAVQLKYRGNFVSTTKYTAVNFIPKSLFEQFRRVANIYFLVVACVSFTPLAPYSAPSVLVPLLVVIGATMAKEGVEDWRRKKQDIEANNRKVRVYRDYTFHEIKWKKLRVGDLVKVCKDEYFPADIILLSSSYEDGICYVETMNLDGETNLKLKHALEVTSHLQDEKSFRQFRAVIKCEDPNENLFSFVGALTYDGKEYPLSIKQLLLRDSKLKNTEYIYGVVVFTGHDTKVMQNATDPPSKRSKIEKKMDKIIYILFSTLIVIASVGSVFFGIETKKDISGGKYRRWYLRPDDSTVFYDPKRSLLAAFLHFFTALMLYGYLIPISLYVSIEIVKVLQSIFINQDQDMYDEETNRPAHARTSNLNEELGQVYTILSDKTGTLTCNSMEFMKCSIAGTDYGRGTTEVERALMRRRGALSEPGDASNDVQSHDGDAMDFRRLIRGFNFRDERIMNGQWVNQPHPDIIQKFFRVLAICHTAIPVVDKESGEIFYEAESPDEAAFIIAAREVGFEFYGRTQTSISLHELDYETGKKVDRVYELLQVLEFSSARKRMSVVVRNAENQLLLLCKGADSVMFERLSQDGRLFESQTRDHIKKYAEDGLRTMVIAYRELGEEEYKSWDEEFRMAKTSVTVYHDVLVDEAADKIERNLILLGATAVEDKLQKGVPECIKKLSRAGIKIWVLTGDKMETAVNIGYACSLLRQDMKQIIITLDSPDIDALEKQGDKEAIAKASLESITKQIREGISQINSAKQSSNSAKESTILFGLIIDGKSLDFSLEKNVVKSFFELAINCSSVICCRSSPKQKARVTRLVKEGTSKTTLSIGDGANDVGMLQEADIGVGISGVEGMQICYFFYKNITFGFTLFWFEALASFSGQPAYNDWYMSFYNVFFTSLPVIALGVFDQDVSARFCLEYPILYSEGVENILFSWPRILGWMFNGFISSIIIFFSTTKFMTNQAFRRDGQVLDYEILGVTMYTCVVWAVNCQMALSINYFTWIQHLFIWGSIAFWYIFLIIYGSLPSTISTTAYQVFVEACAPSVLYWLVTPFVVICTLLPYFCYRAFQTRFKPMLHDIIQIKRLEDSETLNTPTLHGQLKDRLLHLRERLMHREL
- the LOC108997017 gene encoding probable phospholipid-transporting ATPase 8 isoform X1, yielding MPEGRRRGILFSKLYSFACFLSKFEDKHAQIGRRGYSRVVYCNDPGNPGAVQLKYRGNFVSTTKYTAVNFIPKSLFEQFRRVANIYFLVVACVSFTPLAPYSAPSVLVPLLVVIGATMAKEGVEDWRRKKQDIEANNRKVRVYRDYTFHEIKWKKLRVGDLVKVCKDEYFPADIILLSSSYEDGICYVETMNLDGETNLKLKHALEVTSHLQDEKSFRQFRAVIKCEDPNENLFSFVGALTYDGKEYPLSIKQLLLRDSKLKNTEYIYGVVVFTGHDTKVMQNATDPPSKRSKIEKKMDKIIYILFSTLIVIASVGSVFFGIETKKDISGGKYRRWYLRPDDSTVFYDPKRSLLAAFLHFFTALMLYGYLIPISLYVSIEIVKVLQSIFINQDQDMYDEETNRPAHARTSNLNEELGQVYTILSDKTGTLTCNSMEFMKCSIAGTDYGRGTTEVERALMRRRGALSEPGDASNDVQSHDGDAMDFRRLIRGFNFRDERIMNGQWVNQPHPDIIQKFFRVLAICHTAIPVVDKESGEIFYEAESPDEAAFIIAAREVGFEFYGRTQTSISLHELDYETGKKVDRVYELLQVLEFSSARKRMSVVVRNAENQLLLLCKGADSVMFERLSQDGRLFESQTRDHIKKYAEDGLRTMVIAYRELGEEEYKSWDEEFRMAKTSVTVYHDVLVDEAADKIERNLILLGATAVEDKLQKGVPECIKKLSRAGIKIWVLTGDKMETAVNIGYACSLLRQDMKQIIITLDSPDIDALEKQGDKEAIAKASLESITKQIREGISQINSAKQSSNSAKESTILFGLIIDGKSLDFSLEKNVVKSFFELAINCSSVICCRSSPKQKARVTRLVKEGTSKTTLSIGDGANDVGMLQEADIGVGISGVEGMQAVMASDYSIAQFRFLERLLLVHGHWCYRRIAMMICYFFYKNITFGFTLFWFEALASFSGQPAYNDWYMSFYNVFFTSLPVIALGVFDQDVSARFCLEYPILYSEGVENILFSWPRILGWMFNGFISSIIIFFSTTKFMTNQAFRRDGQVLDYEILGVTMYTCVVWAVNCQMALSINYFTWIQHLFIWGSIAFWYIFLIIYGSLPSTISTTAYQVFVEACAPSVLYWLVTPFVVICTLLPYFCYRAFQTRFKPMLHDIIQIKRLEDSETLNTPTLHGQLKDRLLHLRERLMHREL